The following DNA comes from Candidatus Dependentiae bacterium.
GCAAAATTACACCCTTACGTAGCGCAGCCTTAATCTCATCAATAGATATTTCCTGCTCGCTTAAAAACTTATCTGCTAGAATATCGTCAAAATCGCACGCCGCCTCAATTACTTTCGTGCGAAGCTCTTCAACTTTATCAGCGTATTCAGCAGGAACATCTGACCAAATAATTTTTTCACCCATCTGGCCATCAAATATAGCCATTTTGCGGGTAAGAACATCAATAATGCCGTTAAAATCTTCTGCCACTCCAACAGGCATCTGCATTGCCACTGCATTAGCGCTCAGTTTTTCATTCACGTCTTTAATAACATGAAAGTAATCAGCACCGATACGATCCATCTTATTTGCAAAAATAATACGTGGCACACGATAACGATTTGCTTGACCCCATACAGTCTCCGATTGAGGCTGCACACCATCAACGGCACTAAACACGGCAATAACACCATCTAAAACACGTAAGGATCGACCAACCTCGATTGTAAAGTCTACGTGGCCCGGCGTATCAATAATATTGATCTGATGATCTCTCCAGAAGCAAGTTGTTGCTGCAGAAGTAATAGTAATACCACGCTCTCGCTCTTGCTCCATCCAGTCCATAATCGCTTCACCCTCGTGCACCTCACCAATTTTGTGAGAAATACCAGTGTAAAAAAGCATACGCTCTGTAACTGTTGTTTTACCAGCATCGATGTGAGCCGCAATGCCAATGTTTCTATATTTTTGTAACGGATTACTCATAATGCACCTTTAACTTACCACGCATAGTGAGAAAAGGCCCTATTAGCCTCTGCCATACGATGAACATCCAACTTCTTCTTAACAGCGCCACCACGCCCATCCAAAGCATCTACCAGCTCTCGAGCAATACGCTTTCCCATCGTTTTATCGGGACGCGCTGCAGCTGCAGTGATAAGCCAACGAAATGCTAAAATACGCGCTCGACTTGATTCAACTGGCCGTGGAATTTGATACACACTTCCACCAACACGGCGCGACCTCACCTCCACAGCAGGAATAAGCTGATCGTACGCCTTACGAAAGATCTCAATAGCCTTATCTTGAGAACCAGCCTTTTTTGCAAGTTCATCAAGCGCTTCGTATACTATTTTGCGTGCAATATTTTTTTTACCCCGCCACATAACCACATTAATAAAACGCTGAATAAGTTCAGATCCAAAACGGGGATCAACACCAACCTCTCGCTTAAAGCCGACTTTTTTACGCCTTGGCATATCTATGACCTTTTATTTATGATTTAGGGCGCTTAGCACCATAAAGTGAACGTGACTGTCTTCTATTTTCCACACCAGCAGTGTCCAGCGCACCACGAACAATGTGATACTTTACACCGGGTAAATCTTTTACCCGGCCACCACGAACCAACACAACAGAGTGCTCTTGCAAGTTATGGCCCTCACCAGGAATATACGCCGTTACCTCAACACCAGTTGAAAGTTTCACACGAGCTATTTTACGCAAAGCGGAGTTCGGCTTTTTCGGTGTAACAGTTTTTACTTGAGTACACACACCACGAGCCTGAGGAGCTCCTTTAAGGGCTGGACTCTTTGATTTTATTTTAATTCTTTTTCTTCCAAATCGACAAAGTTGGTTTATTGTTGGCATAGCGCGATATTCCTAAATAATATTAAATTAACACAACAAAGAACATTTGTTGCTCTAAAACTCTTTTGTTCATCACAAAACCACATTTTTTAGTAA
Coding sequences within:
- the rpsG gene encoding 30S ribosomal protein S7, whose translation is MPRRKKVGFKREVGVDPRFGSELIQRFINVVMWRGKKNIARKIVYEALDELAKKAGSQDKAIEIFRKAYDQLIPAVEVRSRRVGGSVYQIPRPVESSRARILAFRWLITAAAARPDKTMGKRIARELVDALDGRGGAVKKKLDVHRMAEANRAFSHYAW
- the rpsL gene encoding 30S ribosomal protein S12, with amino-acid sequence MPTINQLCRFGRKRIKIKSKSPALKGAPQARGVCTQVKTVTPKKPNSALRKIARVKLSTGVEVTAYIPGEGHNLQEHSVVLVRGGRVKDLPGVKYHIVRGALDTAGVENRRQSRSLYGAKRPKS